In Sphaerodactylus townsendi isolate TG3544 linkage group LG13, MPM_Stown_v2.3, whole genome shotgun sequence, one DNA window encodes the following:
- the SDF2L1 gene encoding stromal cell-derived factor 2-like protein 1 produces the protein MRASSRFPPSLLPPLFLLLCASGPGRGGDVGAVTCGSVLKLLNTRHNVRLHSHEVKYGSGSGQQSVTGVESSDDANSYWRIRGKIDGACQRGAPVKCGQAVRLTHVNTGKNLHTHHFSSPLSNNQEVSAFGDDGEGDDLDVWTVQCSGRYWGRDDAVRFKHIGTDAFLSVTGEQYGHPIRGQREVHGMHSPNQHNYWKAMEGVFIKPSLDSTKHDEL, from the exons ATGCGGGCGTCGAGCCGTTTCCCGCCGTCACTGCTGCCGCCCTTGTTCCTTCTCCTGTGCGCCTCGGGCCCGGGGAGAGGAGGCGACGTGGGCGCTGTCACTTGCGGCTCGGTGCTGAAGCTGCTGAATACCCGGCACAACGTGCGGCTTCACTCTCACGAGGTCAAATACGGATCCG GAAGCGGTCAGCAGTCAGTCACTGGTGTTGAATCTTCCGATGATGCTAACAGCTACTGGCGGATTCGAGGCAAAATTGATGGGGCCTGCCAGCGAGGGGCACCAGTGAAGTGTGGGCAAGCAGTGCGGCTTACCCATGTTAATACAGGGAAAAATTTACACACTCATCATTTCTCATCACCACTCTCCAATAACCAG GAAGTAAGCGCCTTTGGGGATGATGGTGAAGGAGATGATTTGGATGTATGGACAGTACAGTGCAGTGGACGTTACTGGGGCCGGGACGATGCAGTGCGCTTCAAGCACATAGGAACAGATGCATTCCTTTCGGTAACAGGTGAACAGTATGGTCACCCAATTCGAGGCCAGCGAGAGGTCCACGGCATGCATTCTCCTAATCAACACAATTACTGGAAGGCCATGGAGGGTGTCTTCATAAAGCCCAGCTTGGACTCCACAAAGCATGATGAACTCTGA
- the LOC125442481 gene encoding uncharacterized protein LOC125442481: MNGLQWKLELTLSNCVTNEGIRQELEIIPITKKTREARLRWPPRRVYSEIAASLFRIPVAPLCKSARQPPFLAFCSLLLRASTRRKNPCRIPPAGLPREHAWDAGPANTEAAAAAASPTRISATPRLSSKAAARAGFGSGLFCLGWGSLEGKPAGHQRRQPAAAAAFLELRFETAALGSCFWQWRGDERARRPDVFQESRPRWQALRPRKAPSSRHAWVSGASPPSQRASNARLPPGKSATSRRALAVGGKAKGAAPTSGRGGKCPGFVSTVGEEARAR; encoded by the exons ATGAACGGACTCCAGTGGAAGCTTGAGCTGACTCTTTCCAATTGTGTTACCAACGAAGGCATACGACAAGAACTTGAAATTataccaattacaaagaaaacgAGGGAAGCACGGCTCAGGTG GCCTCCTAGgcgggtctactcagaa ATTGCAGCCTCTCTTTTTAGAATCCCCGTTGCACCCCTTTGCAAATCTGCGCGCCAGCCGCCCTTCCTCGctttctgcagcctcctcctgcgcGCGTCTACTCGCAGGAAAAACCCCTGTCGCATTCCACCGGCGGGGCTGCCAAGGGAGCATGCCTGGGATGCCGGGCCCGCAAacacagaggcagcagcagcagcagcgtctcCGACTCGGATTTCTGCCACGCCACGCCTCTCCAGCAAAGCAGCCGCCCGCGCCGGGTTTGGCTCCGGCCTCTTTTGTTTGGGTTGGGGCAGTTTGGAGGGGAAGCCGGCCGGCCATCAGAGGAGgcagcccgccgccgccgccgccttttTGGAACTCCGCTTCGAAACAGCTGCGCTTGGCTCCTGCTTTTGGCAATGGCGAGGTGACGAGAGAGCGAGGCGGCCAGATGTCTTCCAGGAGTCTCGGCCGCGCTGGCAGGCGCTCAGGCCGAGGAAAGCCCCCTCGAGCCGGCATGCATGGGTCAGCGGTGCCAGCCCCCCAAGCCAGCGCGCTTCCAACGCGCGGCTCCCGCCTGGAAAGTCCGCAACAAGCCGCCGCGCTTTGGCCGTGGGAGGAAAAGCAAAGGGGGCAGCGCCAACTAGCGGTCGCGGAGGGAAATGTCCCGGATTTGTCTCCACGGTAGGCGAGGAAGCTCGAGCAAG ATAA